Genomic segment of Bacteroides stercoris ATCC 43183:
TTGGACAATAGCCACAAGACAGTACGTGATAATAGCCACACTGATTTGTATGCGAACAGCGTTCTCTGTTGTGCCCCAGAATTTCTTTATCTTGAGATGCTGCTTGAGCCATTTGAAGAACAGCTCGATTAACCATCTTTTCTTATAAAGATCGGCGACATCCAGTGCAGAAAGTTGTTTTGCATTCGTCAAAAAAGTGAACTCACGGTCATCCTCTTCGTCGTAATATCGGACGAGTCTGAATGACTCAGGATATTTTTTCTCGGAGAGATATCCGGTCAGTTTCACTTCCGCATCTGTCATTATGTTCTTTGGCATTCTTCGCTTCCATCTGACTGTCTTATACTTTAAGTTCGTCTTGGCTCTGACAACAAAGAAAGAGTCTGTAAGATGTATCCTATAGAGTTCTTTAAAGGAGTCATAAGCCCTGTCGAATATATAATAAGCATTTGGTTCATAATGGATTGAAGACATTGCTGTGGAATCATGCTTTGATGCAGTAGTTACAGTATAGAAGGCAGGAACTTGTGCTTCAATGTCGTATAAGACATGAGCTTTCACCCCTCCTTTCTTGCTTCGGAACTTTGCCCATGGGAATGTTGCAAGACACAACGGAATCGTTGTTGAATCAAACGCATATTTCTTTCCGGAAATGTCAAGGATGTTGGTCGTCCGCTTCTCGCAGGCTTCCTTCATCATATAGAATGCAAAGTCTTCGAAGATTCTGTAATCACGGTTCTGGTTCGCTGTCGCAAGAGTTGTCTTGGCTATCGGTTCACGACCTAAACCAAGATGATATTGCTTGGCCCTATGCGCCTCGAAAGCAACGACTAAGTCTCGCAGGCTCTCACGGTTACTCAGTTGTCCAAACATCATCGCGAGCATCTGATTCCAGCAAGTGAAATGTTTCACATATCTGTTGCCATCATACTTGCGAACATAGTTGTTGAACTGAGTCCTGTTCAGAAAAGCGGTTAATTGAGAGAATACGTATTTGTCTTGGAACATAGCAGCCATTTGTATTAGACTGCAAAGTTGCAAAATCAAGTCCGTTTCATTTCAAAAAACCGTGTAATTGACTATATTTCAATAATTTCAAAGAACTATTTATCCACTTTTACGGGACAGTAGTGTTTTCAGATAGATAATCGTAGGTAAATGGTCGCTGTAACCGTTCAGCCATACGCGCCCGCCATGAGTACGCAAAGGTGAACCTTTGTATTTACCATCCTGCTGAATCAGGTAGTCGCGGATAAAAACCTCGCTATGGTCGTAACGCAGTCCTTTTTTCGCTTTCACCAACGGTCTGGACAGTACAATCTGGTCGAACAGATTCCACTTGCCACGATAGAGCAAGGTTCCCACACCCTTATCCTCCAGTATTTCCCACCAGGGATTGAAGAACTGATTGGCTTTCATACCTGATATATATTTACGGGCCCCTAAAGTCTGCATGCTTTCATCCATCGGATCGTCATTCATATCTCCCATAACAAAGAGTTTCAGCTTTTTGTCTTCATGCATCAAGGAGTCCGTCAACGCCTTTACCTGCCTGGCGGCATGCACCCGCACCGGTGATTTCGCTCCGCGGGAAGGCCAGTGATTCACAATGAAACACACACGCTCACCCGCCATTCTACCGTCTACAATAAGGAAACCGCGCGTCAGATGCACCGTATCCCCTTCAAACGGAGCGGAAAGTACCAGTTTAGAGTTCGTCACGGCAAACTGTTGCGGATCATACAAAAGTGCACAGTCAATGCCACGTCTGTCGGGTCCCTCATAATGAACAAACTTATAGTTAGCCATAGCCGGCTGACTGACAAGATCCGTCAGTACCCTATGATTCTCGACTTCTGCCACGCCAATTACTGCCGGTCCCTCAGGAACCAGATTACGCGACAAGGCACTCAACACGTCCGAGAGATTATGCAGTTTAGCTTCGTACTTTTTCGCAGTCCACCGGTAACTGCCATCAGGCAGGAAGTCATAGTCATTCTTACCTGCATCATGGATGGTATCAAAGAGATTCTCAAGATTATAAAACGCTATGCTATACAGTTTGCGTTCCGTGTTCTGGGCTACAACTATTGTAGCGCTGAACCAAAAAGAAAAGAATACAATCAGTTTTCTCATAGGTGATATGATATTAATCTCCTGCAAAAATCTAAAATAAAAAGTTATAAACCTATCAATTGCCAGCTTTTTTTGCAAAAAACCTTTTTTCATTTCATAGAAAAGCATTATCTTTGCGCACTGAAAAAGACCATTACACTATTTATTACCAAAATAGTAACAGAATATAAATTAAAAAACAAATATTGAAATGAAAAAAGGTATTCATCCTGAAAATTACCGTCCGGTAGTATTTAAAGATATGTCAAACGGCGATGTGTTCTTGTCTCGTTCTACAGTAAATACTAAGGAGACTATCGAGTTCGAAGGCGAAACTTATCCGTTGGTAAAGTTGGAAATCTCCAGCACTTCTCACCCGTTCTACACTGGTAAGTCTAAGTTGGTTGACACAGCCGGTCGTGTTGATAAATTCATGAGTCGTTACGGTAACCGTAAGAAATAATCTGTTTTTCAAAGAAACGGAAAAAGGGAATCTGCTACAGATTCCCTTTTTTACTATATGCATACTACCCAACGTCAGTCCCATGCAAGACATAATTTCCACGGAAACCGCATCATCCTGTTTAGGTAAATCAGACTTTCCCGCGAAACGGCGGACGCACCACCACAGCCTTCAACTTACGGCCGCGCATATCAATACAGATTTCCGTACCAACCTTACTATATTCGGGCTTCACATACCCCATACCGATACCGATTTTACGGGTAGGCGACATTGTGCCCGAAGTAACCACTCCAATAGGAGTACCTTCCGGATTCTGTAACTCATAACCGTGACGGGGAATACCGCGATCTACCATTTCAAAACCGACCAATTTACGTACCGTACCCTCCGTCTTCTGTTTCTCCAGCATTGGACGATTGATAAAGTTCTTACCCTCTACAAACTTGGTAATCCATCCCAATCCAGCTTCAATAGGCGACGTGGTATCATCCAGGTCATTTCCATACAGGCAGAATCCCATTTCAAGGCGAAGCGTATCACGAGCACCCAAACCGATAGGTTTGATACCGAACTCCGCACCAGCCTCAAACACGGCATTCCATATTTTTATTGCAGCTTCAGGATAGAAATAGAGTTCAAAACCACCGGCTCCAGTATAACCGGTATTGGAGATTATAACATCCGGCTCACCTGCAAATTCACCATGCGTAAAGGTGTAATACGAAAGTTCGGAAAGATTAACAGGTGTCAGTTTCTGCAATGCTTCGATAGCTTTCGGACCTTGTACCGCAAGCTGCGCCATACGGTCGGAAGCATTCTCCAACTCAGCTCCCATCGTATTATGAGACATACACCAGTTCCAGTCTTTCTCGATATTGGAAGCATTGACTACCAACAGATATTTCTCCTGCTCGTACCGGTAGACCAATAAATCGTCTACAATACCGCCATCCTCATTGGGGAAGCAAGTATATTGTACCTTACCGGGAGTAAGGGCTGCTACGTTATTAGAGGTGACTGTCTGTAAAAAGTCCAAAGCATGCGGACCTTTCACCCAAAACTCTCCCATGTGGGAGACGTCAAACACACCGACACCCTGACAAACAGTAAGATGTTCATCAATGATACCGGAATATTCGATAGGCATATTGTATCCCGCAAATTCGTGCATCTTAGCTCCCAGCGAGATGTGCGTTTCTGTAAATGGAGTGGTTTTCATGGTGTGACTTATAAGTTATAGATTATGATTTATTTGTTAGCGGCAACGAGTTCGGCTATCTTGACGATAACATTCATGGCTTTCTCCATATTCTGAATAGGAATAAATTCGTAACGTCCGTGGAAATTCAGACCACCGGCAAAGATGTTGGGGCACGGCAAGCCTTTGAACGAAAGTTGCGCACCGTCCGTACCGCCACGAATAGCTTTTACGTGAGGCTCTACACCGACGGCTTCCATAGCTTTAAAAGCTGTATCGATGATATGCATCACCGGCTCAATCTTCTCACGCATATTATAATATTGGTCATGTAGTTCGAGTGCGGCTGTACCCTCGCCATATTCGGCATTAATTTTGCAGACAAGGTGTTCAAATTCTTTCTTGCGGCTCTCAAAACGGACACGGTCGTGATCGCGAATAATGTAAGTAACCGTGGTCTGCTCCACTTCACCCGTAATTCCAATAAGATGATAGAAGCCCTCGTACCCCTCGGTATGTTCCGGTGTTTCGTGGCTGGGCAACATGGAAATAAAACGATTGGCTACGCGGATAGAATTTATCATCTTGTTTTTGGCATAGCCCGGATGTACATTGCGTCCCTTGAAAACAATCTTGGCAGAAGCCGCATTGAAGTTCTCGAACTCCAGTTCGCCTACTTCACCGCCATCCATAGTATAAGCCCATTCGCAACCGAATTGCTCAACATTGAATTTATGCGCACCCAAACCGATTTCCTCATCGGGATTGAAACCGATACGGATTTTACCATGTTTGATTTCAGGGTGTTCTTTCAGATAAGCTACTGCCGAAACAATCTCCGCAATACCGGCTTTGTCATCGGCACCCAATAATGTTTTTCCGTTAGTAACAATCAAATCTTCTCCCTTATGGTCGAGCAATTCGGGGAATCGAGCAGGAGAAAGAACTACTTGCTCATCTGCGCAAAGAACAATGTCCTTTCCATCATAATTCTCTACAATGCGCGGGGAAACATCTTTCCCGCTCATATCGGGACTAGTATCCATATGGGCAATGAAGCCGACAACAGGTACAGACTTATCTATATTGGCAGGAAGAGTGGCAAACAGATAACCGTTCTCATCCAATGTAATCTCTTCCAACCCCAAAGCTTCCAATTCTTCTTTCAAGAACCTGGCAAATACCATTTGCCCCGGAGTACTCGGAGTTACCCCACTTTCCTCATTCGATTGCGTATCGAAACTTACATACTTTAAAAAACGTTCTACTAAAGTCATGATGATAGTGATTATAGTTAGTGATTAGCGATTAGTGGTTAGTGATGAACGATTAACGGTCAGTAGGCTACAACCGCGCCCTCCTTTTATCCGAACGGCATTAATCACTTATCACTAAACCCTAATCACTATTTTACTGCCGTAAAATTAAAAAAAGGATTGTGAACTGCCAAGCAATTCACGACCCTTTTTCATTCATTAATAACTATTTTGTCAATCAAAAGTGACTGCTACCATCAAAACAATGGGTACAAAGTTTACATTTAGGCAGACCAATAGCCTCAACCAATGTTTCCAGCGTATTGAACTTTAATGATGACAGTCCAAAACGCTCACGGATAACTTCTACCATTTTCTCGTACTCCGGCGAACCTGTAGTGGCATATTTCTCAAGATTTTTGTTTTCATCACCTTCCAACTCCTTAATGACACGGCGGGTAATCAACTCCAAATCTCCTTTGGATGCTGTGAAGCCAACAAACGGACAGCTATATATCAACGGCGGACAGGCAATACGAATATGTACTTCTTTCGCTCCATACTCATAAAGCACCTTTACATTATCGCGCAACTGAGTTCCACGGACAATGGAATCGTCACAAAACAGAAGGCGTTTACCTTCCAGCATGGCACGGTTGGGAATGAGTTTCATCTTTGCCACCAACGAACGCATTTCCTGCCTGCTGGGAGTGAAACTACGCGGCCAAGTCGGAGTATATTTTGAAATGGCGCGATGATAAGGCACTCCCTTTCCTTCGGCATATCCCAGCGCCATACCGACACCGGAATCGGGTATGCCGCACGTACAATCTACTTCCGAGGTATCGGTCTGTCCCATTTTCAGTCCGGAAACAAAGCGTACATCTTCCACATTCTTTCCCTCATAGCATGAAGTGGGAAAGCCATAATAAACCCATAGGAAAGAACATATCTGCATCTCCTCATTAGGTTTGCGCATCTGTTCCACCCCTTCTGCATGCAGACGGACAATCTCGCCCGGTCCCAGATAGCGGTCTATTTCATATCCCAAGTTCGGGAAACTACTCGATTCGCTTGTGGCTGCATATGCTCCATCTTTCTTACCGATAACAATGGGAGTGCGCCCCCAACGGTCGCGGGCGGCAATAATGCCGTCTTCAGTCAGCAGCAGCATGGAACATGAACCTTTAATATGCTTGTATACATTCTCAATGCCGTCTACAAAAGTCTTACCTTGTATCAGCAGCAAAGCGATAAGTTCCGTTTGATTGGTTTTGCCGGAGCTTAATTCGGCAAAGTGCATATTTTGCTCCAGAAGTTCGGTTTCCAACTCTTTCAGGTTCATAATCTTGGCAACCGTAACTATGGCAAAACGACCGAGATGGGAATTTAAAATAAGAGGTTGAGGGTCTGTGTCACTGATAATTCCGATGCCGGAATTTCCCTTGAACTTATCCAGTTCGTCTTCAAATTTCGTACGGAAATAGGTACTTTCCAAATTATGAATGGAGCGTGTAAATACAGCCTCATCCTGATCATAAGTAGCCAAACCGCCACGTTTTGTCCCTAAATGCGAATTATAATCTGTGCCGTAAAACAAATCCGCCACGCAACTTGCCTTGGCGACTGTCCCGAAAAAACCTCCCATAAGTTCCTTGTGTTATTAGTTATTTTATTAACGGGCACAAAGGTACAAAGAAGTTTCCTTGTGAGCGATATATTCCACCTCTAAAAATAATAAAAAACTCCCCGCCAAAACAAAGAAGTCAGTCCTGCGGGGAGGTTACCAATACCTAATTAAGAATTTCTTTTTACCTTAATCATTTCCATTTTTTCACACTCTTCTTCTCAGCCGGAGTAGCTTCAATCAAGCTCAATGCGAAACCACCGCTACGTGCTTCCCAAACGGAGATTTTGGTTTTGTTGGTTACAATACCTTTCTTTATCTGATAGGAAGTAGGATTCTCTTTGTAATCGGCATCCTTACCATCGGCATACAGAATAGCTACATATTGCTTGCCCGGTGTCAGAAAATCGAGAGTAAAGCCGGCTGTGCGGGCATTTTCATCTGTAATGCCGCCTACAAACCAATTATCAGTACCTTTCGCCTTACGGGCTACGGTAATGTAATCTCCCGGTTCAGCTTCAATATATTCGCTGTCGTCCCAATCTACGGCTACATCTTTGATGAACTGGAATGCATCCATGTGCTTCTCGTAATTCTCCACTAGATCGGCAGCCATTTGCAACGGACTGTAAAGGGTTACATAAAGAGCCAACTGCTTGGCAAGCGTAGTTTGTACCTGTCCGTGAGGCAGGTCGCCCATGAAATCCAGTTTTGTATCAAAAATACCCGGAGTGTAGTCCATCGGTCCGCCGATAAGACGGTTGAACGGAAGTAGTGTGGTATGAAACGGCTTGCTACCGCCAAATGCTTCGTATTCAGTGCCACGGGCAGATTCGTTGCCGATAAGATTCGGATAAGTACGGCACAAACCGGTAGGACGTACGGCTTCATGGCCGTTGACACAGATTTTATAGTCGGCAGCTTTTTTTACGGCATAAAGATAGTGATTGTTCATCCATTGTCCGTAATGATGTTCGCCACGCGGGATGATATCTCCTACGTAACCGCTCTTCACAGCATTATAACCGTTATCGACCATAAACCGGTAAGCTTTGTCCATGTGGCGTTCGTAGTTGCGGACGGAAGAAGAAGTCTCATGGTGCATCATCAGTTTAACACCTTTACTCTTGGCATATGCATTCAACATCTTCACATCGAAATCGGGGTACGGAGTCACAAAGTCGAAAACATAATCTTTGGAGTGTCCGAACCAGTCTTCCCAACCTTCGTTCCAACCTTCTACCAGAACCTGGTCAAAGCCGTGGGCAGCGGCAAAATCTATGTATCTCTTCACGTTCTCATTGTTGGCGCCATGACGTCCGTTAGGTTTTGTTTTGGAATAGTCCGTTTCGCCCAACTTAACAGAAGGCAGGTCATCCGTATACGCCCAAGTGCTTTTACCGGCAATCATTTCCCACCATACTCCTACATATTTCACAGGTTTAATCCAAGAAACATCTTCATAAGCGCAAGGTTCGTTCAAATTTAAAGTCAACTTGGAAGCAAGAATATCGCGTGCATCGTCACTGACAATCACCGTACGCCACGGCGATTTACAGGGAGCTTGCATATAACCTTTATCACCTACTGCATCGGGCGTCAGCCAAGATTCAAAAATCAGATTTTTATCATCCAGATTCAGATGCATGCAGGAGTAGTCTACCAAGGCAGCTTCGTGCAGATTGATATACAAGCCGTCCGCCGTTTTCATCTGAAGGGAAGTCTGTACGCCTGTCGGAGAGAATTGTGTCTGCGACGCATTACCGGTAATGGCAGATTTCATAAGACCGCAGATTTCAGAAAGTTTGGACTCTGTAAAGTCATACTCCTGCGTATCATAATCACCCGGAATCCAAAACGCCTTATGGTCACCCGTCATGGCAAATTGGGTACGTTCTTCCTTAATAACAAAGTAGTTCAAATTCTTTTGTAAAGGAAACTCGTAACGGAAACCGAGGCCATCATCGAAAAGGCGGAAACGGATGATAATATTACGGTCTTGCGCTTTTTGGTCCAGCGTTACAGCCATTTCATTATAATGGTTGCGGATTTGTTTCACCTCACCCCACACCGGTTCCCATGTTTCGTCGAATGTAGACGTTTGGGTATCGGCCAGAGTAAATCCGTTCATCAGTCCTGGATCATTCTTCAATTCCAAACCCAGCTTTGAGGGCTTTATAACAGCTTTTCCTTTGTAGAAAAGTTCATAAACAGGTTCACCTTGAGAATTGACGGAGAAGTTTAATTGAAGTTGTCCATTGGGCGAGGTGATGCTCTCGGCCATTGCTGCACTACTCATAGAAAGTACGAGCAGGAAGCAGGTTAGTTTAATGCAAATTGCTTTCATGTTTCTCATGCTATGATTTATAATTTATTTGATGCAAATATAAGCAGGAAAGTCTCCTGATTTAAGGTTATCAAATGAAAATAGATATGAAATAAAAGCAAACGTTTGCATAAGTGATTATAAACCTGTTTTTTAAAAGAAATACCGCTCACTCGGAAATACAAATGGAATGAAAACACTATCTTTGTCAACTCAATACCAGACTTCAATTATTATGACTAAAATATTGATAGCCATATTTCTTGGCGGCGGCACAGGCAGCGTATTGCGCTATTGCGTGCAAATGGCACTCCATGAATGGATAGTACCCTACTCCTTTCCTTGGGCTACATTTGCCGTAAACATCATCGGAGGCTTCCTGATAGGATTGTTCTACGTCTTATCCGCCCGCTTCAACTTATCCGCAGAAGTAAGAATGTTGCTGACTACCGGCTTGTGTGGTGGCTTCACCACTTTTTCCACATTTTCCAACGACGGATTGATTCTGATTAAACAAGGATTTTACGGATTATTCGCCCTATATACCTTATTAAGTATCTTGTTGGGAATATTTGCAGTATGGGGCGGAAATATCTTAGGGAAGACCTTTTAAAACAGCAATCATGAGAACAGGCAAACCCTTCAGCATGCCGCCCGTACGGGTCATCTCCCCCACTTTTGAAAGTCAAGTCGAGAGTTCCAAATCACTCAAAGAATGGCTTAGGACCGAAGAAACTGTCAGAGGGATATGTTTCAGCAAACAAATGGAAGAATCAATGGATTGTTCTTATAAAAGTATCACCAATTGCACTTTCAGCCATGTACAGTTCAACAACTGTAAACTGAAAGCTACTCACTTTACGGATGTCCGTTTCGAGCATTGCGATTTGTCCAACATATCATTTGCAGAAAGCTCTCTTTTTCGGGTAGAATTCATTTCCTGTAAACTGGTCGGCACAAATCTGCCAGAAACAATCCTGAATCATTGCAGGATGCAGGATTGCAATGCGAGATACCTCAATTTTTCCATGAGTAAAATCAATCAGGCGGAGTTCACCACCTGCGATTTGCGCAACAGCGACTTCAACGACTGCAAGTTGACTTCCATCGCTTTTACCAATTGCGAGTTAGTAGAAGCGGAATTTTCGCATACTCCGCTCAGGGGCATTGACTTGAGCGATTCGCATATCGAGGGTA
This window contains:
- a CDS encoding endonuclease; its protein translation is MRKLIVFFSFWFSATIVVAQNTERKLYSIAFYNLENLFDTIHDAGKNDYDFLPDGSYRWTAKKYEAKLHNLSDVLSALSRNLVPEGPAVIGVAEVENHRVLTDLVSQPAMANYKFVHYEGPDRRGIDCALLYDPQQFAVTNSKLVLSAPFEGDTVHLTRGFLIVDGRMAGERVCFIVNHWPSRGAKSPVRVHAARQVKALTDSLMHEDKKLKLFVMGDMNDDPMDESMQTLGARKYISGMKANQFFNPWWEILEDKGVGTLLYRGKWNLFDQIVLSRPLVKAKKGLRYDHSEVFIRDYLIQQDGKYKGSPLRTHGGRVWLNGYSDHLPTIIYLKTLLSRKSG
- a CDS encoding glycoside hydrolase family 97 protein — translated: MRNMKAICIKLTCFLLVLSMSSAAMAESITSPNGQLQLNFSVNSQGEPVYELFYKGKAVIKPSKLGLELKNDPGLMNGFTLADTQTSTFDETWEPVWGEVKQIRNHYNEMAVTLDQKAQDRNIIIRFRLFDDGLGFRYEFPLQKNLNYFVIKEERTQFAMTGDHKAFWIPGDYDTQEYDFTESKLSEICGLMKSAITGNASQTQFSPTGVQTSLQMKTADGLYINLHEAALVDYSCMHLNLDDKNLIFESWLTPDAVGDKGYMQAPCKSPWRTVIVSDDARDILASKLTLNLNEPCAYEDVSWIKPVKYVGVWWEMIAGKSTWAYTDDLPSVKLGETDYSKTKPNGRHGANNENVKRYIDFAAAHGFDQVLVEGWNEGWEDWFGHSKDYVFDFVTPYPDFDVKMLNAYAKSKGVKLMMHHETSSSVRNYERHMDKAYRFMVDNGYNAVKSGYVGDIIPRGEHHYGQWMNNHYLYAVKKAADYKICVNGHEAVRPTGLCRTYPNLIGNESARGTEYEAFGGSKPFHTTLLPFNRLIGGPMDYTPGIFDTKLDFMGDLPHGQVQTTLAKQLALYVTLYSPLQMAADLVENYEKHMDAFQFIKDVAVDWDDSEYIEAEPGDYITVARKAKGTDNWFVGGITDENARTAGFTLDFLTPGKQYVAILYADGKDADYKENPTSYQIKKGIVTNKTKISVWEARSGGFALSLIEATPAEKKSVKKWK
- the crcB gene encoding fluoride efflux transporter CrcB — protein: MTKILIAIFLGGGTGSVLRYCVQMALHEWIVPYSFPWATFAVNIIGGFLIGLFYVLSARFNLSAEVRMLLTTGLCGGFTTFSTFSNDGLILIKQGFYGLFALYTLLSILLGIFAVWGGNILGKTF
- a CDS encoding amidophosphoribosyltransferase yields the protein MGGFFGTVAKASCVADLFYGTDYNSHLGTKRGGLATYDQDEAVFTRSIHNLESTYFRTKFEDELDKFKGNSGIGIISDTDPQPLILNSHLGRFAIVTVAKIMNLKELETELLEQNMHFAELSSGKTNQTELIALLLIQGKTFVDGIENVYKHIKGSCSMLLLTEDGIIAARDRWGRTPIVIGKKDGAYAATSESSSFPNLGYEIDRYLGPGEIVRLHAEGVEQMRKPNEEMQICSFLWVYYGFPTSCYEGKNVEDVRFVSGLKMGQTDTSEVDCTCGIPDSGVGMALGYAEGKGVPYHRAISKYTPTWPRSFTPSRQEMRSLVAKMKLIPNRAMLEGKRLLFCDDSIVRGTQLRDNVKVLYEYGAKEVHIRIACPPLIYSCPFVGFTASKGDLELITRRVIKELEGDENKNLEKYATTGSPEYEKMVEVIRERFGLSSLKFNTLETLVEAIGLPKCKLCTHCFDGSSHF
- a CDS encoding pentapeptide repeat-containing protein, producing MRTGKPFSMPPVRVISPTFESQVESSKSLKEWLRTEETVRGICFSKQMEESMDCSYKSITNCTFSHVQFNNCKLKATHFTDVRFEHCDLSNISFAESSLFRVEFISCKLVGTNLPETILNHCRMQDCNARYLNFSMSKINQAEFTTCDLRNSDFNDCKLTSIAFTNCELVEAEFSHTPLRGIDLSDSHIEGIHVNLPDIRGAIVSTHQAMDLTSLLGLVIKD
- a CDS encoding type B 50S ribosomal protein L31; this encodes MKKGIHPENYRPVVFKDMSNGDVFLSRSTVNTKETIEFEGETYPLVKLEISSTSHPFYTGKSKLVDTAGRVDKFMSRYGNRKK
- a CDS encoding IS4 family transposase, whose product is MFQDKYVFSQLTAFLNRTQFNNYVRKYDGNRYVKHFTCWNQMLAMMFGQLSNRESLRDLVVAFEAHRAKQYHLGLGREPIAKTTLATANQNRDYRIFEDFAFYMMKEACEKRTTNILDISGKKYAFDSTTIPLCLATFPWAKFRSKKGGVKAHVLYDIEAQVPAFYTVTTASKHDSTAMSSIHYEPNAYYIFDRAYDSFKELYRIHLTDSFFVVRAKTNLKYKTVRWKRRMPKNIMTDAEVKLTGYLSEKKYPESFRLVRYYDEEDDREFTFLTNAKQLSALDVADLYKKRWLIELFFKWLKQHLKIKKFWGTTENAVRIQISVAIITYCLVAIVQHDMKLKRSTYEVLQILSISLTDKTHLRDLFDKTNFNDVKDLNDPLIPGLFD
- the gcvT gene encoding glycine cleavage system aminomethyltransferase GcvT: MKTTPFTETHISLGAKMHEFAGYNMPIEYSGIIDEHLTVCQGVGVFDVSHMGEFWVKGPHALDFLQTVTSNNVAALTPGKVQYTCFPNEDGGIVDDLLVYRYEQEKYLLVVNASNIEKDWNWCMSHNTMGAELENASDRMAQLAVQGPKAIEALQKLTPVNLSELSYYTFTHGEFAGEPDVIISNTGYTGAGGFELYFYPEAAIKIWNAVFEAGAEFGIKPIGLGARDTLRLEMGFCLYGNDLDDTTSPIEAGLGWITKFVEGKNFINRPMLEKQKTEGTVRKLVGFEMVDRGIPRHGYELQNPEGTPIGVVTSGTMSPTRKIGIGMGYVKPEYSKVGTEICIDMRGRKLKAVVVRPPFRGKV
- the pepT gene encoding peptidase T, with translation MTLVERFLKYVSFDTQSNEESGVTPSTPGQMVFARFLKEELEALGLEEITLDENGYLFATLPANIDKSVPVVGFIAHMDTSPDMSGKDVSPRIVENYDGKDIVLCADEQVVLSPARFPELLDHKGEDLIVTNGKTLLGADDKAGIAEIVSAVAYLKEHPEIKHGKIRIGFNPDEEIGLGAHKFNVEQFGCEWAYTMDGGEVGELEFENFNAASAKIVFKGRNVHPGYAKNKMINSIRVANRFISMLPSHETPEHTEGYEGFYHLIGITGEVEQTTVTYIIRDHDRVRFESRKKEFEHLVCKINAEYGEGTAALELHDQYYNMREKIEPVMHIIDTAFKAMEAVGVEPHVKAIRGGTDGAQLSFKGLPCPNIFAGGLNFHGRYEFIPIQNMEKAMNVIVKIAELVAANK